The following proteins are co-located in the Komagataeibacter sp. FNDCF1 genome:
- the fabI gene encoding enoyl-ACP reductase FabI: MSDGAPTISIKGTLMKGKRGLVMGVANDRSIAWGIARAVAEQGGELAFTYQGEALGKRVRPLAESVGSTLVLPCDVSDDAAIDATFAAIEKEWGKIDFLVHAIGWADKQFLRGRYVDTPRDAFLKALDISCYSFTAVARRAAAIMNPNGSLLTLTYLGAERVMPHYNVMGVAKAALEASVRYMAVDLGGEGIRVNGISAGPVMTLAANGIGDFRYILKWNQYNSPLERNVSLEEVGGAGLYMLSDLSGGVTGEIHHVDSGYHIVGMKNPTAPDITVAGN; this comes from the coding sequence ATGTCAGACGGCGCGCCCACAATCTCCATCAAGGGAACATTGATGAAAGGGAAGCGGGGGCTTGTCATGGGGGTGGCGAATGACCGCTCCATCGCCTGGGGCATTGCGCGCGCCGTGGCGGAGCAGGGCGGGGAACTGGCCTTTACCTATCAGGGTGAGGCGCTGGGCAAGCGCGTACGCCCGCTGGCCGAAAGTGTCGGCTCGACCCTGGTGCTGCCGTGCGACGTGAGCGATGACGCCGCCATTGACGCTACCTTCGCCGCGATCGAGAAGGAATGGGGCAAGATCGACTTTCTGGTCCACGCCATTGGCTGGGCGGACAAGCAGTTCCTGCGCGGGCGCTATGTCGATACCCCGCGGGACGCCTTTCTCAAGGCGCTGGATATCTCGTGCTATTCCTTTACCGCCGTGGCGCGCCGTGCGGCTGCGATCATGAACCCGAATGGCTCGCTGCTCACGCTCACCTATCTGGGGGCGGAGCGTGTCATGCCCCATTACAATGTGATGGGTGTGGCCAAGGCGGCACTTGAGGCATCCGTGCGCTACATGGCGGTGGACCTGGGTGGTGAGGGCATTCGTGTCAACGGTATCTCGGCCGGCCCGGTCATGACACTGGCGGCCAACGGCATCGGGGATTTCCGCTATATCCTGAAGTGGAACCAGTACAATTCCCCGCTGGAGCGCAATGTGTCGCTCGAGGAGGTGGGCGGTGCGGGCCTGTACATGCTATCCGACCTGTCGGGTGGTGTGACGGGGGAGATCCACCACGTTGATTCCGGCTACCATATTGTCGGCATGAAGAACCCCACCGCGCCGGACATCACGGTCGCGGGCAACTGA
- the pdxH gene encoding pyridoxamine 5'-phosphate oxidase, whose product MTLPLIDLNADPFTLFDAWMQDATAQEPNDPNAMALATATPDGRPSVRMILLKGADRRGFVFYTNLNSRKAAELAANPHAALLFHWKSIRRQIRIEGPVEPVTPAEADAYFASRSRISRLGAIASNQSHPLADRAVFEAAIAELEARYPEPDAVIPRPANWSGFRLVPQHFEFWQDRPYRLHDRVVWDREGEGWTTERLYP is encoded by the coding sequence ATGACCCTTCCCCTCATTGACCTCAATGCCGATCCGTTCACCCTGTTCGATGCATGGATGCAGGACGCCACGGCGCAGGAGCCAAACGACCCCAACGCCATGGCACTGGCCACGGCAACGCCGGACGGACGCCCCTCCGTCCGCATGATCCTGCTCAAGGGGGCGGACCGGCGCGGCTTCGTGTTCTACACCAACCTCAACAGCCGCAAGGCGGCCGAGCTTGCGGCCAACCCGCATGCCGCCCTGCTGTTCCACTGGAAAAGCATCCGCCGCCAGATCCGGATCGAAGGCCCGGTGGAGCCGGTCACCCCCGCCGAGGCCGATGCCTATTTCGCCAGCCGCAGCCGTATCTCGCGCCTGGGGGCGATTGCATCGAACCAGTCCCACCCGCTGGCCGACCGCGCGGTGTTCGAGGCGGCCATTGCCGAACTGGAAGCCCGCTACCCCGAACCGGACGCAGTCATTCCCCGGCCCGCCAACTGGAGCGGCTTCCGCCTTGTGCCGCAGCATTTCGAATTCTGGCAGGATCGTCCGTACCGCCTGCATGACCGGGTCGTGTGGGACCGTGAGGGTGAGGGCTGGACGACCGAACGCCTTTACCCCTGA
- a CDS encoding universal stress protein → MSHAESALQVGGAIARMFDAHLAVLHVGTDMQEVGPLVGEGLSGAMVQDMIATALKESAARLHGVRAQFDAFIAQENIPVVAVDSPFSPAGMDTLSASFIAHSGHTRSVVAFQARLSDLVVLRQPNPDGDVSSSDTLHAVLFESGQGVIIVPPVAPPTTGRRICIGWNGTSEAASAIHHALPLLRRAQAVCILYSRAYQRPGPDARHVSSFLSLHGITAHIHEFGSDSHPVGEDMLAAAHAFNADMLVMGAYSHSRLRQMILGGVTRHMLENSDILVLMSR, encoded by the coding sequence ATGAGTCACGCGGAAAGCGCACTGCAGGTGGGTGGTGCCATCGCACGCATGTTTGACGCGCATCTGGCCGTGCTCCATGTCGGTACGGACATGCAGGAGGTCGGCCCCCTGGTGGGTGAAGGACTGTCAGGTGCCATGGTACAGGACATGATCGCCACCGCCCTCAAGGAAAGTGCCGCACGCCTGCATGGCGTGCGCGCGCAGTTCGATGCCTTCATCGCACAGGAAAACATCCCGGTCGTGGCGGTCGACTCCCCCTTCTCGCCCGCCGGCATGGATACCCTGTCCGCCAGCTTCATCGCCCATAGCGGCCACACCCGCAGCGTCGTGGCGTTTCAGGCGCGGCTGTCGGATCTTGTCGTGCTCCGCCAGCCCAACCCGGATGGGGATGTCTCCTCCTCCGACACGCTGCATGCCGTGTTGTTCGAAAGTGGGCAGGGGGTCATCATCGTGCCGCCCGTAGCGCCACCAACCACGGGCAGGCGCATCTGCATAGGCTGGAACGGCACGTCGGAAGCGGCATCGGCCATCCATCACGCGCTGCCGCTGCTGCGCCGCGCGCAGGCCGTATGCATCCTGTACAGCCGGGCCTACCAGCGCCCCGGACCGGATGCACGGCATGTCAGTTCGTTTCTGTCGCTCCATGGCATCACCGCACATATTCACGAATTTGGTAGTGATTCCCATCCCGTGGGGGAGGACATGCTGGCCGCGGCCCATGCGTTCAATGCGGACATGCTTGTAATGGGGGCCTATTCCCACTCCCGCCTGCGGCAGATGATTCTGGGCGGTGTAACGCGGCATATGCTGGAAAACAGCGACATCCTGGTGCTGATGAGTCGCTGA
- a CDS encoding phosphoadenylyl-sulfate reductase: MRINADIAAELKAAGENARDVLRVALTRLRGQVALVSSFGAESAVMLAMASEIDPDVPVLFLQTGQHFPETLAYRQELAHVLGLRDVRDLHPAEKQIGKRDPQGQLWAFDPDACCALRKVEPLDEAMIPFDAWITGRKRSQAVTRQALPTVEEVAGGKIKINPLAAWTPRELDAEMTRRNLPRHPLSLRGYPSIGCAPCTRPVTEGEDPRQGRWAGQAKTECGIHLPSPS, encoded by the coding sequence ATGCGCATCAACGCGGATATTGCGGCGGAACTGAAGGCTGCGGGCGAGAACGCACGCGATGTGCTTCGTGTCGCCCTGACGCGCCTGCGCGGGCAGGTCGCCCTTGTTTCCTCCTTCGGGGCGGAATCGGCGGTCATGCTTGCAATGGCATCCGAAATCGACCCCGACGTGCCAGTGCTGTTTTTGCAGACCGGCCAGCATTTTCCCGAAACGCTGGCATACCGGCAGGAACTGGCCCATGTGCTGGGACTACGCGACGTGCGTGACCTCCACCCGGCTGAAAAACAGATCGGCAAGCGCGACCCGCAGGGCCAGCTCTGGGCGTTCGACCCCGATGCCTGCTGCGCGCTGCGCAAGGTTGAACCGCTGGATGAGGCCATGATCCCGTTCGATGCATGGATTACGGGCCGCAAGCGCTCGCAGGCCGTAACCCGGCAGGCGCTGCCGACAGTCGAAGAAGTCGCGGGGGGCAAGATAAAGATCAACCCGCTGGCCGCCTGGACCCCGCGTGAACTGGATGCGGAAATGACACGTCGCAACCTGCCACGCCACCCGCTCAGCCTGCGTGGCTACCCCTCCATCGGATGCGCTCCCTGCACCCGCCCGGTAACGGAAGGCGAAGACCCCCGCCAGGGCCGCTGGGCCGGGCAGGCCAAGACGGAATGTGGCATTCACCTTCCCTCCCCTTCATAA
- the cysD gene encoding sulfate adenylyltransferase subunit CysD, with protein MDDLDQLEAQSIFILREAYRKLKPLAMLWSLGKDSNVMVWLARKAFLGRVPFPVMHVDTGKKFPEMYRFRDEYTKKWNLELLLGDCPPVEEIDPTLPPAARSAARKTAGLAAMIDKYKLAGVIAGIRRDEQATRAKERVFSPRGSGHKWDVRNQPPEFWDQYATPHEPGMHVRVHPLLSWREIDIWRYIEREGIPLVDLYFAKDGKRYRSLGDQDITSPVESNASTVAEVIAELETSRTSERSGRAMDHESEDAFERLRVAGYL; from the coding sequence ATGGACGATCTCGACCAACTCGAGGCGCAGAGCATCTTCATCCTGCGTGAAGCCTACCGGAAGCTGAAGCCGCTGGCGATGCTGTGGTCGCTGGGCAAGGATTCCAATGTCATGGTCTGGCTTGCGCGCAAGGCATTCCTTGGTCGCGTTCCCTTCCCCGTGATGCATGTGGATACGGGCAAGAAATTCCCCGAAATGTACAGGTTCCGCGATGAATACACCAAGAAGTGGAACCTGGAGCTGCTGCTGGGCGACTGCCCGCCGGTTGAGGAAATAGACCCCACCCTGCCGCCTGCCGCACGTTCCGCCGCACGCAAGACCGCGGGCCTTGCCGCCATGATCGACAAATACAAGCTGGCGGGCGTGATCGCGGGAATCCGCCGTGACGAGCAGGCCACCCGGGCCAAGGAACGCGTGTTCAGCCCCCGCGGCTCCGGCCATAAATGGGACGTGCGCAACCAGCCCCCCGAATTCTGGGACCAGTATGCCACCCCGCACGAGCCCGGCATGCACGTGCGCGTCCATCCGCTGCTGTCATGGCGAGAGATCGACATCTGGCGCTATATCGAGCGTGAAGGCATCCCGCTGGTTGACCTGTATTTTGCCAAGGACGGCAAGCGCTACCGCTCGCTGGGTGACCAGGACATCACCAGCCCGGTAGAGAGCAATGCCTCGACCGTGGCCGAAGTGATTGCCGAACTGGAGACATCCCGCACCTCCGAACGCTCGGGCCGCGCGATGGACCATGAATCGGAAGATGCGTTCGAGCGCCTGCGCGTTGCCGGCTATCTCTGA
- the cysC gene encoding adenylyl-sulfate kinase, with product MNTIPTPAPQEAATPIVIVGHVDHGKSTLIGRLLYDTDSLPDGRVAQIIESSKKRGLTVEWSFLLDSLQIERDQGVTVDSTRIPFRLGRRQFVIVDAPGHRQFLRNMITGAADAEAAVLVVDANEGAQEQTRRHAMLLRLIGIRHVIVLMNKVDILGYDQQKIEAAERDITALLHQLEIEPTVFVPASAREGDNMAARSDRMPWYKGPTLTEALAAVPAPSSRADLPLRLPVQDVYRFDTKRIVVGRIERGRIRVGDEVVIGTHGARARIATIESWHTAPQVAAVAGQSVAVTLEPDVIPDRGDFLFPADHAPLRAARIQTRLFWLRQEPLRVGESFRLRLATAEHQVTVAAIDSVVRLEDLTEHPAEEVPPEGFAEITLAVSETMLFDPFLPGTADGRGVLVDRNQQIVGGAPLIGVAESVAGRNAIHPTGSAVSLWDRARAKGHHGGVFWMTGLPGAGKSTLARGAESRLFARGIDVSVLDGDTLRAGLCADLGFSEADRRENVRRAAAVASILAESGQVVIVALISPTVADRELARQIVGDGFHEIFIDTPQATCEQRDPKGLYAAARAGKIAGFTGIDAPYEAPASPALRVETAGASRDETADRLATYIGDAVRLDDAARRQQP from the coding sequence ATGAATACCATCCCGACCCCTGCCCCGCAGGAAGCCGCCACCCCCATCGTGATCGTGGGCCATGTCGACCACGGCAAGTCCACCCTGATCGGCCGCCTGCTGTACGATACCGACAGCCTGCCCGACGGGCGCGTGGCGCAGATCATCGAATCCAGCAAGAAGCGCGGGCTGACGGTTGAATGGAGCTTCCTGCTCGACAGCCTGCAGATCGAGCGCGACCAGGGTGTGACCGTGGATTCCACGCGCATTCCCTTCAGACTGGGCAGGCGCCAGTTCGTGATCGTGGATGCGCCGGGCCACCGGCAGTTCCTGCGCAACATGATCACGGGTGCGGCCGATGCCGAAGCCGCCGTGCTGGTGGTGGACGCGAACGAAGGCGCGCAGGAGCAGACCCGCCGCCACGCCATGCTGCTGCGCCTGATCGGTATCCGCCATGTCATCGTGCTGATGAACAAGGTCGATATCCTTGGTTACGACCAGCAGAAGATTGAAGCCGCCGAGCGCGACATCACCGCCCTGCTGCACCAGCTTGAAATCGAGCCGACCGTGTTCGTGCCTGCTTCCGCGCGTGAAGGCGACAACATGGCCGCGCGCTCCGACAGGATGCCGTGGTACAAGGGCCCGACCCTGACCGAGGCGCTGGCCGCCGTCCCGGCCCCGTCCTCACGCGCCGACCTGCCGCTGCGCCTGCCGGTGCAGGATGTCTACCGCTTCGACACCAAGCGTATTGTCGTGGGCCGTATCGAACGTGGCCGCATCCGCGTCGGTGATGAAGTCGTCATCGGCACGCACGGTGCGCGCGCCCGCATCGCCACCATCGAAAGCTGGCATACCGCCCCGCAGGTTGCAGCCGTCGCGGGCCAGTCGGTCGCGGTCACACTGGAGCCGGACGTGATCCCCGACCGGGGTGACTTCCTGTTCCCGGCCGATCATGCGCCGCTCCGGGCCGCACGCATCCAGACCCGCCTGTTCTGGCTGCGCCAGGAACCGCTGCGCGTGGGTGAAAGCTTCAGGCTGCGCCTTGCCACCGCTGAACATCAGGTAACCGTGGCCGCCATTGATTCCGTGGTGCGGCTGGAAGACCTGACCGAACACCCCGCCGAGGAAGTACCGCCCGAAGGCTTTGCCGAGATCACACTCGCGGTATCGGAAACCATGCTGTTCGATCCCTTCCTGCCCGGCACGGCGGATGGACGTGGCGTACTGGTGGACCGCAACCAGCAGATCGTGGGCGGCGCGCCGCTGATTGGCGTGGCCGAGAGTGTTGCGGGCCGCAATGCCATTCACCCCACCGGCAGCGCCGTATCACTGTGGGACCGCGCCCGGGCCAAGGGCCATCATGGCGGTGTGTTCTGGATGACCGGCCTGCCGGGTGCGGGCAAGAGTACGCTGGCACGTGGGGCGGAAAGCCGCCTGTTCGCCCGCGGTATTGATGTATCGGTACTGGATGGGGACACGCTGCGCGCGGGGCTGTGCGCCGACCTTGGCTTTTCGGAGGCGGACCGCCGCGAGAACGTGCGCCGCGCCGCCGCCGTGGCCAGCATCCTGGCCGAGAGCGGACAGGTGGTGATCGTGGCGCTGATCTCCCCCACCGTGGCGGACCGTGAACTGGCCCGCCAGATCGTGGGGGACGGCTTCCATGAAATCTTCATCGACACGCCGCAGGCGACCTGTGAGCAGCGTGATCCCAAGGGGCTTTATGCCGCTGCCCGCGCCGGCAAGATCGCAGGCTTTACCGGAATCGATGCCCCGTACGAAGCACCCGCCAGCCCGGCGCTGCGGGTGGAGACGGCAGGCGCGTCACGTGATGAGACGGCGGACCGCCTGGCCACCTATATTGGCGATGCGGTGCGGCTTGATGATGCGGCCCGGCGCCAGCAGCCCTGA
- a CDS encoding DUF2849 domain-containing protein has translation MDVRNNRRDETGASVITANRLLDGRIVWLSAQGWSELISHARVFGNSEIESAIKQASTAAAARTVVGIYGVQLDPDAAGITPLTVRERIRAFGPTVHPDFAPVETQDVH, from the coding sequence GTGGATGTCAGGAACAATCGCCGGGATGAGACCGGCGCAAGCGTCATTACCGCCAACCGTCTGCTCGATGGCCGGATTGTCTGGCTTTCGGCACAGGGATGGTCGGAACTGATCAGCCATGCGCGCGTGTTCGGCAACTCGGAAATCGAGAGCGCCATAAAGCAGGCCAGCACCGCGGCGGCGGCGCGTACGGTTGTCGGCATCTATGGCGTGCAGCTTGACCCCGATGCCGCGGGCATTACGCCCCTTACGGTCCGTGAACGCATCCGGGCGTTCGGGCCGACCGTCCACCCCGATTTCGCCCCCGTGGAGACGCAAGATGTCCACTGA
- a CDS encoding nitrite/sulfite reductase gives MSTDTTTLPVGRYAYDQVDRTFLSQRVAQFREQVARRVAGDLSEDEFKPLRLMNGLYLQLHAYMLRVAVPYGMMGSDQMRALAHIARTYDRDYGHFTTRQNMQFNWIRLEDTPDILELLARVDMHAIQTSGNCIRNVTCDEFAGAAADELLDPRIHAEILRQWSTLHPEFSFLPRKFKIAISGSPHDRVAARFHDIGLVARPGPQGRPVFDVFVGGGLGRTPIIGVKLRDNLPEEDLVAYLEAIVRVYNAYGRRDNMYKARIKILVQALGVEAFREKVDAEFALMNRADYRLDPAIVAGIRARFGIPPLEAPADADRTLAAARRTDPAFDRWVRTNTHPHRHEGFICAVISVKPDGGIPGDITADQMDLVADLADSHSFGEIRVTHMQNVVLGHVRKDQLHELWQKLVAARLATPNIGLVGDIIACPGLDYCALANARSIPIAQKLSARFANPELQERIGPLNINISGCINACGHHHAGHIGILGVDKRGQEFFQLTLGGSAGGDVAIGQILGPALPEDETVDAIARLIDTYLVLRHDNEQFLDTYRRLGAASFKDAVYAPA, from the coding sequence ATGTCCACTGACACCACCACCCTGCCGGTCGGGCGCTATGCCTATGACCAGGTGGACCGCACCTTCCTGTCCCAGCGTGTGGCCCAGTTCCGCGAGCAGGTGGCCCGCCGCGTGGCAGGTGATCTGAGCGAGGACGAGTTCAAGCCGCTGCGCCTGATGAACGGGCTGTACCTGCAGTTGCATGCCTACATGCTGCGCGTGGCGGTGCCCTATGGCATGATGGGTTCGGACCAGATGCGCGCGCTTGCCCATATCGCGCGCACCTATGATCGCGACTACGGGCATTTCACCACGCGCCAGAACATGCAGTTCAACTGGATCCGGCTGGAAGATACGCCGGATATTCTTGAACTTCTCGCCCGTGTGGACATGCATGCCATCCAGACCAGTGGCAACTGCATCCGCAACGTGACATGCGACGAGTTTGCCGGTGCCGCCGCCGATGAACTGCTTGACCCACGCATCCATGCCGAGATCCTGCGCCAGTGGTCCACGCTGCACCCTGAATTCTCGTTCCTGCCGCGGAAGTTCAAGATCGCGATCAGCGGCAGCCCGCACGACCGGGTGGCCGCACGCTTCCACGATATCGGGCTGGTCGCGCGCCCCGGACCGCAGGGCCGTCCGGTATTTGACGTGTTCGTGGGGGGCGGGCTGGGCCGCACGCCCATCATTGGCGTAAAGCTGCGCGACAACCTGCCCGAGGAAGACCTGGTGGCCTACCTTGAGGCGATCGTGCGCGTGTACAACGCCTATGGCCGCCGCGACAACATGTACAAGGCGCGTATCAAGATCCTGGTGCAGGCGCTGGGCGTCGAAGCGTTCCGTGAGAAGGTGGACGCCGAATTCGCGCTGATGAACCGCGCGGATTACCGGCTTGATCCCGCCATTGTGGCAGGCATCCGCGCGCGCTTCGGCATCCCCCCGCTCGAAGCCCCGGCAGATGCGGACCGGACGCTGGCGGCAGCCCGCAGGACGGACCCGGCCTTTGACCGCTGGGTGCGTACCAATACCCACCCCCACCGGCACGAAGGTTTCATCTGCGCGGTGATCTCGGTCAAGCCCGATGGCGGCATTCCCGGTGACATCACGGCCGACCAGATGGATCTGGTGGCAGACCTGGCGGACAGCCATTCCTTTGGCGAAATCCGCGTAACCCATATGCAGAACGTGGTACTGGGCCATGTGCGCAAGGACCAGTTGCACGAGCTGTGGCAGAAGCTGGTGGCCGCCCGTCTTGCTACCCCCAATATCGGGCTGGTGGGCGACATCATCGCCTGCCCGGGGCTGGATTACTGCGCGCTGGCCAATGCGCGCTCCATCCCCATCGCACAGAAGCTGAGCGCGCGCTTCGCCAATCCCGAACTGCAGGAACGCATCGGGCCGCTCAACATCAACATCTCGGGCTGCATCAACGCATGCGGGCACCACCATGCTGGCCATATCGGCATTCTGGGCGTGGACAAGCGTGGGCAGGAATTCTTCCAGCTTACCCTTGGCGGCTCGGCGGGGGGAGATGTTGCCATTGGCCAGATCCTTGGCCCGGCGCTGCCGGAAGATGAAACGGTGGATGCCATCGCCCGGCTCATCGATACCTATCTTGTGCTGCGCCATGACAATGAGCAGTTTCTCGACACCTACCGGCGCCTCGGCGCCGCCAGCTTCAAGGATGCCGTCTATGCCCCTGCTTGA
- a CDS encoding DUF934 domain-containing protein, giving the protein MPLLENGQVTQDRWYMAAEGEALPDGAVIVPLARLEEGLARAGDAPLGVIIAPDVDVAALRAALPRLELVAVTFPSFRDGRAFTQARALREHLGFTGEIRATGTPLPDQYEFLLRCGVTTVQTERTEDVSVWQQAHTIISIAYQPSTLHERPQGLGLRRFLS; this is encoded by the coding sequence ATGCCCCTGCTTGAGAACGGCCAGGTCACGCAGGATCGCTGGTACATGGCGGCAGAGGGTGAAGCCCTGCCCGATGGTGCCGTGATCGTACCACTTGCACGACTGGAAGAAGGGCTTGCCCGCGCGGGCGATGCCCCGCTGGGTGTAATCATTGCGCCGGACGTGGATGTAGCGGCGCTACGCGCGGCCCTGCCCCGGCTGGAACTGGTTGCAGTGACCTTCCCCTCCTTCCGTGACGGGCGGGCCTTCACGCAGGCGCGTGCGCTACGCGAACATCTGGGCTTTACGGGCGAGATCCGCGCCACCGGCACACCGCTGCCAGACCAGTACGAATTCCTGCTGCGCTGCGGTGTCACGACCGTGCAGACGGAGCGGACGGAAGATGTCAGCGTATGGCAGCAGGCGCACACGATCATTTCCATTGCCTACCAGCCCTCCACCCTGCATGAACGCCCGCAGGGGCTGGGGCTGCGCCGCTTCCTGTCCTGA